The stretch of DNA GCGACCGGGTCGCATCAAGGGGACCCGTGAAGTGGTGTTGGCCGATATTCCTTATATTATTCCCTACCGCGTGGGCCGGGATATTGAGATTATTACCGTCATGCACGCGCAGCAGCGATGGCCGCAGGCATTCTGATAAAACCGCCGTACATCCTGAAGCCGGTTCAGATCATCAGCATGTCGGGCGAACTAATCTTTATCGATGTGGACGCTACTGCGCCAACGCGTTCTGCTTCCGCAGGCTTTTGTCGAATGCGGATTCGGGGACGAACCGCAGGAAACTGGCGCGCCATCTTCCCCGCCGCATAACGCCTCTTCGGAGCCTGGTCAGTCGAGGACTCCTCCGCGCCGCCGAGCGGGCAAATGCCGGCATTGTTGACAAGCAGGTCGATTCGCCCGGTCTCGGCCAAAACTTCTTCGACCAGTTTCGCCACGGACACGTCATCAGTCACGTCACAAGTCAGCATGGTAACGCCGTCGGTCCTTTCGGCGACAGCGCGACGGCTGGTTCCGAACACACGAAAGCCCGCGTTGCCGACCCTTATTGCCGCGACGTCGCAGCACGGCTCTGGAAGGTGTCCGAGAAGCTTACCGGCGCGAGATTCCCTCCGCATAATGAACTTCAACCAACGAAAGAAAACGTACGGACTTCACGCTGCAATCGTCTTCGAGACGTGGACCTCAGCGGCGACAACCGCCAAGAGCTGGATATTCAACGACCGTGCATTTATGGGATAAGACGCAGCAGCAGCCCTGAGTTGGCGCTTAGTTCTGGGCGAATGAAGCGGTCAAGCCATTAGACCATGCAAAATGAGATCGACATGCGCTTCCAGGTACGTCGTCTTATCCAGCGCTCTTCGATCATTGAAGATGAGCTTGAAAATCAGCATGGCGATGGCAGGAGCCACTACCGCGTCGGCGAATGCCGCTGGCGCCGGCCGGAACTCCCCGTGTTTTACACCCTCATCGATGAGGGATTGCAAATAAGCGTTGAGTGGGTCGATGAACTCTTCGTGGTGCCGATCGACGACTTGGGGAAACCGTGATCCTTCCGCGATGACGAACCTCATCAGTTCCCTCAATCTGCGGTTCTCGACAATGCGATCGTAGAGCATCGCTATAACGCCCTCGAGCCGCTCCGAACATGTTCCGCTTAGCTCATGGGCACTAGCCAGCAGATCTTCAAACGGCACGGAGATGTGCCTGATCATTGCTTCAAAAAGCTGCTCCTTGGAGTCGAAGTAAACGTAAATCGTCCCCTTCGTTACTCCGACCCTGTCAGCGATGTCTTCAACGCGTGTCGCCACGTAGCCGCGTTCCACGAACTCCTCAAAGGCCGCATCGAGAATCTGTGCAGGACGGCGCGCTTTCTGCTCCGCACGCGTCAGTTTCTTCGTATCAGGCATGTCTCACCTTTGAGCGGTCCTTGTCATTCCGTGGCTCGGCATCAGGCAATTTTC from Rhizobium sp. 007 encodes:
- a CDS encoding TetR/AcrR family transcriptional regulator — protein: MPDTKKLTRAEQKARRPAQILDAAFEEFVERGYVATRVEDIADRVGVTKGTIYVYFDSKEQLFEAMIRHISVPFEDLLASAHELSGTCSERLEGVIAMLYDRIVENRRLRELMRFVIAEGSRFPQVVDRHHEEFIDPLNAYLQSLIDEGVKHGEFRPAPAAFADAVVAPAIAMLIFKLIFNDRRALDKTTYLEAHVDLILHGLMA